GGTCGCGatgatccatttgaatttggtaGACGTAATTTAACTTCAGAGTCAGAAGTTTGGAATCATAACGCTTGGGATAATGTTGAATGGGGCCAAGATCAAATCGAAGAGGCTGAAGAAAAGATACGTGCTCAATATGAAAATCCAGTTCCAGAATTTGACAAACAGCTCTACAATTCGAACCCTGCTCGTTATTGGGATATATTTtataaaaataatagagaaaattttttcaaggATAGAAAATGGTTACAAATTGAATTTCCTAGTCTTTATGCCGCTACAAAGCCTGATGCAGGGCCTGTGAGTATTTTCGAAATTGGATGTGGTGCCGGTAATACCTTTTTCCCCATTTTAAATGAGAATGAGAATGAAAATTTACGTATTGTAGCCGCTGATTTTGCACCCAGAGCAGTAGAATTGGTCAAGACTTCAGAAAACTTCAATCCTAAGTATGGTCATGCCTGTGTTTGGGATTTGGCGAATCCAGAAGGTGAACTACCCGACGGCGTCGAACCTAATTCTATCGACATAGCTGTGATGATTTTTGTATTCAGTGCGTTGGCTCCAGAACAATGGGACAGGGCATTGGATAATTTGCGTAAAGTTTTAAAACCAGGTGGTAAAATTCTCTTCAGGGATTATGGCCGTTATGATTTGGCTCAAGTTAGATTCAAGAAAAATAGATTACTAGATGATAACTTTTACATCAGAGGTGATGGTACAAGGGTATACTTCTTcacagaagaagaactcAGACAACTCTTCACCAAGCATTTCCATGAAGTCAAAATTGGCACCGATAGGAGGCTGTTGGTCAACAGGAAAAGGCAATTGAAGATGTATCGCTGTTGGCTGCAAGCCGTTTTTGAAGTCCCTCAAAACAACTAGATATTTATAGTCTGtcatttttcatcatctttacaATTAATCGCCACACATACATATCACTATACCATATTCTTGTTGCATCTCTTTTACCTATCAATCAAATCACCAGCTAATGCTATTAGTGCGTTAGGCTTCCCCATATTCATCATTTGACACCAGACAGATACATACGTGCAGAAATCCATCGAAACTCATTAATCTTTGGTACAATTCAAATACGTTAGAATGTAGCGGCACTTCAATACCATTGGAAACCGCCTTCATTAAAACTTGGTTGTCCTGGAAGAATTCgggaaattgaattttaGCTAAGTCGGCCACAGTCTGTAGGGATCCATCATCTTTGCATTCGGTCGCTGAAAGTTGAATTCTCTTTATATCGGGTAGAGTTTGATGCAGTATTATTGGTATAAATTTTGGTCTCTTTGGTATTATCTTAGAGGATATACGGCCAAAATTAGTTCTATCTCTGTTCAAGATACTCCCCCAAAACTGCTGAGAGTCTTGCATTGATAATGACATAACTTGTTTAGCTGATCCATTTAATATATAACAACTTTGTTTCCACTGGTGCATCCAATAGCTTTTTATCTGATCAATTCCATTTATTAGTGGAATTACACCTGCTGGTGGATTAGATCCATATGCCAACTCAATTTTCCAGACATTAATTGAATTCTCAGTATCTCTACTAACTCTACCAGGCGGATTCAACGCTAACATAGAATCGTATAAAACCCCCAAAGGATAGTTCCAAAACAGCGGCACGTCCTCAAATTCAAACCAATACGTACCGCCATCATTACCATTGGGATCAATTTTCAAACTGTTTCGTAGATGGCTCACGATGGCCGGTAGATATAGCACTAGATATGTATCTCTCGGTATTCTAACATTAACCAGCGATTCTTTGTGAGACACCTCATTTAACAGTAACGATTGCTTGACATTTATCTGCACATTAATGGCACCACTCCATACCAATTCCCTAATCTGATCCATATTCATTGTTGTCCCAGCCTTTTCCCTTGGTAGTGCGTTAACGCACATGGACTGACTaactgatgatgatgatggtaatgTGATTAAAATACAGAAAAATACTAGAATAATACTGAATCACTAGCTCATCGAAAGTCTATCGGTTCAGCAAGAGGAGTGAATGCAAGTAATCAAGCCTCAAAAGCGAGTGAGTAGTGAATGGTTGTGGCAGTTTCAGGATGGTGACCGTTTTATTGATGTATTCGACAGTCCCAGCGATACATGGTTAATCTTTGGAGTATTTTATTTAGACAAATTTGATAACGACCCTCATTCAAAACTTGAGAAGCTTCTAAATCAATtaaatgatgaaatctgCATCTGGAATCATAAATACCCCTGGTCTGAATTTAACGGTATTAGTTTACAATTGGACAAAACCGCCCAAGGTGTACCTTTCATATTGGGACAGATATGTGTTGAAGATAACGTGGTAGAAGAGGAAGCGATAGTTGTGGCCTTGCTTCAAAAGTTTACATCAAAATGTGGGATGCCACAAGTTTTCGTCAAAGTTTGTGATACTGATGGTGATTTCCTTCTGGCAGAGGCTAGTGACACTATTCCCGAAGATTACGAATATCCAGTGTCCATAAATCGATTATGGATTCATGAAGgtaaattcaaattgattCCCAAGGAATATTACGAGCATCGTGGGCTGAACCATGAGGAAGCATTGAAGTTTTTAAGAAACAATTACTACAAATTGATAGTAATCGATGGAATTCAGCGTAAGATTTCCCAAGGAATTACTAATAAATACCCAGAAGGTTTTTTAGATAATCTGGTGAAATTACCACTGGTATTCGAAGACAGTCAGGCTCTAAGCATTACAAATGCCAACCCTCGAATAATAAGCTTTGCACTGAAAAATCTCATAACTgaggaaattgaagttAACAAAGAAGTAAGTCAAGTTAACGACGGTCAACGGAAAGAATTCTTAGTTCCAAGAAGGTTTGTTGATCTGCTTTCGCTGTTTCTTGATTCCAAAGGTTTAAAGAAGAGCCCCGATCATATACCTCTGTATTGTGGGAGAGCGGTAGCAAGTGTAATCAATTCTCTGTTGCGAAGTTCTATCATCAATGTAAATTCCAATGCTGGATCTTTGCCAGGTAATAATACTGGTTACTTCGACTCAcataaatttcaaatggcATCATTAAATGAACCCTTTAAAATGGATTATAATAACGATAATGTTGAAAACATTGTAGAAAGACTTGGCGAATTCTTCAAGCAAGGTAACGATAGGAAGACTTCAAGTGACCATGAGCAGGAAGTTCAGCAggattctgatgatgatgatgagaaggcaagacaatttttcagagATGAGAATGTAGacattgatgaagacgatttttttgaattttttctgGCTGATGCCctaaaaatgaataaagACAATATTGAAGCATTACGATCTCAGGAGGAACAAAATGAATCTAGTACATCTTCTGAAAATCCAGGCTCATTAGACGGATATGAAGAGCTACTTGCTGATGGCGACGGCCTTGAAGGTCTTTCGCCATCAGCGTTGGGTGACTTACTAAAGGCATTGGCGATTGATGGCGCTACGGAAGGACCTTTACAGACTATACTTAGAAACGCTGCTGGACATCAAAACGATGAATTATAAGGCGACTGAATAGGTTTCAGAACTCCGGaattttcttatttttaaATTGTAATATAATACATGCTTATATGTTGCTTTCCCTAATTGTAGTAAATTAAACTATTCGTTACTCCATTCGTTATCGTTTTTCGTTTTTTCGTTTTTGGTTGTAACCATTATAATCGTCACAATTATGATTTTTATTGCAATTTCCCAACCCCTTCTGGGTTTTTCAGTCAGAATAGTTATCCTCCTGGTCTGCGATTCGTAGTGCTTCGTCGTCTTCTGTAACTAAAGATGGGGCACTCATCCCAGAGGAAATAATAGGGAATTTTGGGGAACAGCTACGAGCTTCACCGGCACTTATTTGACCCGCTAATGAAGAGTTGGAATTTTCAAACGGATGATAATGCGTTAATGATCTTGATATGGAACCAACTCTTTTGGGAACAGAATGCTCATCACTCTGGTTGAGAAAATCATTGTCTTCTTCCATGACTAAACTCTGATGTGGCGATAAAATGATACTATTGGAAGTGTGCTTTTCCTCTTGAGAATTTAATGAACCTTCTTCCTGAATAATAGACTGGGGTTGAGAGGCCTTAGTAAACCCTCGGTTATGGTTTTTCCTCCCAATAGATCCACGTCGTGAGCCACTGCGGTTTCGTCTGGGAAACCAGGTATGTTGGGCACCAAACCTAGGGAGCACTGAGTCAGTAACCGCTGTTCCCTTTGTCTTCCGTATATCCATTATTGTGGGTGGAGAAGCTGTCGTAATGTCGTAAAATGAGTCTGTTCTAGAACTTCTTTCACTTGCGCTTGAAGCGCTTGACATAATGCTCAAATCTCTTCTATCAAGAGTCTGTTTGTAAATGCTACGACCCTTAAGATCTGAACTTACTTCTCCGGTACTCGCATGTGGGAAATTTGGCCTGGGGAAATCCGAAACTCGTAGTGATGAAGCATTCCCATCTGTCGAATACTCAGAGTTAAATGTATCGTTAGAGAATTCCGATATACCTGATACCGGTCTTGGGCGTAAGAAATTGGGTGATTTATGCCCATCATGCGATGACAACTGGATGTTTTGATTGAACACTGTTTCCACGTCATAATTACCTGCCGATGTTTGACCAGAAATGTCACTAGAAGTCCGTgattttaatcttttcaacagTCTTTGATCGGAATGAACTTTCGATTCGATAACAGCGTCATCTGCTGAAACATCATTTAATTGTGAAGCCGCAGTATCCTGATCCTTGGCGGTAGATTGATTTGAACTCTTCGTGGCAGACTTGAGTGATTCTGAACGATTGGTTCTCTTTTTGTCTTGATAACCAGTGTGATCGATAGCATTTGTAGAACCAGTAGGAGACGTACTATGGCTTTTACGATAATTGCTATTTCGTTGAGATCCATTATGACTTCCCGCTCCATTATTACCGTTCATACACTTGTTATTGGCActactgttattattgttattagACTGTTGctttttggatttgaagaattttgtaACCTTACTGAGAATGTTATTTTTCTTACTTCCAGATGGATGACCACCACTACTACCGGAGCCCTTGATGGATGATACAGAGGCAGTACTATCATTTGTTGATAAccattgttgttgtggtggtggtgaagacTGTTTCGATATAACCGAACGAGATGGGTCTATCgattttttattcttgaGCTCTACCAGTGATTGGTTCTGtgtttgttgttgtaatgGCTGCGGTTGTTGCTGGGATCGCCTCTCTACATATGACGGCAGTACATCATTTGCATCACTATTTTTACTGAGCATTCTTCTCAAAGACGAAACATTTTTAAGGTCAGCCGCCGAACTAGAATTTTGCCTCCTTATAGGTATTCGTGATTCAGGTGTTTCCTGAATTGATGGTTGTGAATCAAAAACTTTTTTCACTGATAGAACTGATCTACTTCTCCTTGGATAATCTACTCTTTCACAAGCTCTTTCGTGTTCTAATAGTAATAACCAAAGTCCCGATAAAGAATCacattttttcttttgaattgaCGCTTTGATCGATTGGGCATCAAACCCCGATTgtttcaatcttttcaaaagtttcctTTCCAATCTCGAACGGAATTGGGTCATACCTAACCGCTGTCGtttaatgattttttcagttCTGCTTAACATAATTTGTCCATAAGGTTGTAGGAAAGGATGTGATAGGATTTGTTCCATTGTAGGCCTTTCTGATGGGCACTTGGCCAATAACCTCTTAATTAAATCCTTAGCTTCATGGCTCACAAAATTATCGTTAAAGTTTGGAAAATCGTTgacaattttccatttaGTTTTagtttcatcatcttcgtcaaaGGGCATAGTTCCGTTAATCATAGTATAAAGGATGACTCCTAGGGACCAAATATCGATTTTAAACCCATCATATGCCTGTCTCTGGATTAATTCAGGAGCCATATAAACAGTCGTACCACAGATGGTTTCTAAGGAGGATTTAGACACGCATTCCCTTGTAAATCCAAAATCTGTTAACTTGGCGTTCCCATTCTTGTCTAACAAGATATTTTCCAGTTTTAAGTCTCTGTGAACGCAGTTCAACGAGTGTGCATAGTGTACAGCACTCACTATTTGCGCAAATAACTTTGCACATTCATCTAGTGGGATTCTATGCAGCATCAGTAAATGCTCGTACAATTCCCTACCAGGACAGTACTCCAGAGCCATCCAGACTTTAGTTTCTGTAACAATTACTTCATATAACTTTGTAATATAGGGAAAATCGAATTGTCTGTGGTAAAATACTTCTCTTACTAAATTAGGGTCACTCTTATCGCTCGTCTTTAACACAACTTTTCTATGAGTAGGCTTATGTGATGCCAAATATACCTTACCAAAGCTTCCCTCACCTATTTGCTTAAGTATCTTGTAATTCCCAACCTCTGACAACTCATCAGAGGTAAACTGGCTATATAGCCGATTGTAGGAATTACCAATGATAGATTTTATCTGGTTTTGTTCAGCCTTTGTAGGCGACATTTTTTATCCATCTAACAAGAACTCACACTCTCAATCCTATAAAACTTTTAAACCCCTACCCGTTAAACTATCAATTGGTGAACAGTAACCAAAGCGTTTCTCCCAACTACAActcaaagaaaaaaaaaaaaaaaaggcaCTAATCTTTCCGTACACCTATAAGTAAATCCCTTAGTTCAAAACAAACAGTTTCAATTGTTTTTTAAACCCTATGAAGTGCCTTAAAACCCGCTAAAGATCCATTTATTGCTTGAATATGTAGGTGAAGCATCTACTTGCATGTTCCTTCAATGCTACATGTAATTGCCAAATATTTCACTAATAATCTTCGTATAGCGTGATTGTAAATAACAATAAGTCCGAATCTTATCTCGTATTAGAAGAATAAGTTGGCACATTTTAAGCAACTACATTGGCTCTTATAAGCGGTTTGAACTGATTTAATTGTATATTCCGTTTTGGAAAGAGCACATGAAATTATCCATGCCGCTCAAGATGGCAGTTAGAGGTTATCAGGAGGCTGTCACTGCGTTAAACTCCCTGCAATCAAACTATGCCAATATAATGGCGATTCGGGAATCTGGAGACCGTAAAAACCAGATGAATATTTGGGAGATGCAAGAATGGTCGAGGAGGATCGGTTACAATGTTTCAGAATTTGACAAGTTAAATGTCGTACATATTACCGGTACAAAGGGTAAAGGATCCACAGCTGCATTTGTAGCGTCTATCCTTGGTAAGTACAAGGTACCTAAAGTTGGACTATACACTTCACCACATTTGAAATCTGTTACTGAAAGGATAAGAATCAACGGAAACCCTATTTCAGAGGATaaatttgccaaatatttctttgaagTTTGGgacaaattggaaaacacAGAATCGGAATTGAGTAAATTCCCACATATGATTCCAGGGAGTAAACCAGggtatttcaaatatttgaccCTGTTGTCGTTCCATGTTTTCATGCGGGAAGGCTGTGATTGTTGTGTTTATGAAGTTGGTGTTGGGGGTGAATTCGATAGTACAAATATCGTGGAAAGACCATTAGCTTGTGGTGTTACACAATTGGGTATTGATCACACATTTATGCTGGGTAATACTATTGAGGAAATTGCTTGGAATAAAGGTGGGATCTTCAAGAAACAAGCGCCAGCTTTCACTGTTAAGGAGCAACCTCCAAAAGGTTTGAAGATGTTAGAACAAAGGGCTAATGAACGCGGTACTcaattagaagaagttCCTATTTACCAAGGTTTAAGAGGTAGAAAATTAGGGATCGCTGGTGATTTCCAAATCGCTAATGCTTCGTTAGCAGTAGCACTATCATCACAGGCATTAGCTTCTATGTATTTCTTACCATCTCCGATCCCTAACACTGAAGATGCCAGTATCCCAGCAAGATTTTTAGAAGGCTTGGAACTTACACGTTGGGATGGTCGTTGCCAAACCTTGGTCAAAGGTTCAGCTACTTGGTTTATAGATGGCGCTCATACAAAAGAGAGTATAGAAGCTGCTTCTGGTTGGTTTACTCAACAGGTTGTCCGTTcaaaaaataagaaaataTTACTGTTTAATCAACAGAGTCGTGATGCCAATAGTCTGTTGAGTAATCTGTATTCCAAGACACATCCGGATGTTCAATTCGATCAGGTTATTTTCACCACTAATGTCACTTGGACCTCTGGTTCTTACAGCTCTGACCTTGTATCCATGAATACTTCAAAAGAGCAAGTTGATAATCTAGAAGTTCAAAAGTCATTGGCGGAAAAATGGACTGCATTAGATGGTCAAAGAAGTAAAATCCATGTCACTTCTAGCATTGAGGCCGCTTACACATTAATTAGACAATTAGAAGAACCCGTAGATGTTTTCGTTACAGGATCTTTACATCTTGTAGGGGGGTTACTTGTGGTCTTCGATAACTTATAAAGAAACTCGCTTTTTATGTCcactttttctttcttttaatCTCTTTTAAAGATTATTTTATTCATTTTGTTATATTCATCTTACTTattctattattattatggATTTGTTAAAGACCTTGAGAATAGCTCACTTCACAGTGCGATGCAAGGACGATCTGTAATATCCTTTCCGTACCATATGGCccaattgttgaaataAGCCTTGTGCAGATCcgaatttggattttcGTATTCTTTCATAGCCTTCATGGCACTTTCCatgttaaagaaattaatcGAAATACACAACTTCCTTGAAACCACCGGTGttatttccaaaatttctcCAAATGTTCCAAAATCCTGTTTAATTTCTGAAAGGTTCAATGGTTCTAATGGGGATTCTTTGTAAGCTTCACTGTATTTGGTTCTTTTGGTACAATTGATATACTTCTTCATAATGAGGCTCCGACAAAAATCCTGATCATCGCTTGAAGATTGTTGATCATCCCATTCATTGCCTTTCTTGGTTTTATGTTCAGAGCTTTTTCCCCATTCTGGTGTCAAATGCTGACCATTTATTTTAAACATGTTGGTTCTACCATATTTCATAAAGGAATAGGCGGCTTCATGGGTGAGAAAATCCAAttcgatttttttcaagGCTTGTTCATCATCGGTGTGAACTATTATGTTTTCAAGTGGTCCAGCATGTATCTGGGCCAGTATGCTTGCAATTCCTGTTCTCTTAGGTATATTACCCAATACAATTGCCTTAGGACGAACGTTATTCTCCAATagttcatcttcacttgAGCTCGTGACGTAGATATTCTCACCATCTACTGCAGCGTATGCATTATCTTCCTGAAACAAATCTGGAATCCTTTGGGGAACACCAAATACATCCAATTCATAGTCTACCATCTCTCCATTTACGTTAAGTCTATGGGTCTTGGTGCTGGGTTCTTGATCCATGTTCATTCCAAGcttatttttatttgtaGTACTTTTAAATTGCAATTGGTGAGGTACAGCGTTCATTTGAGCGTAGCAATTATCGCTGGACTGTTCATTAGGTAGATTCGATTGTCTGGCGGTTTTAAATCTAGTGCTCTTTTCTGAACCCAACAAATGATTTCTAGCAAACCTTCTAAATCCAAAGAGTTCATGATTACCATTATCCTCCATCGTACtagatgaaaaaaatgatgatatcGATGACACTCTGGATCTTCCTTGGTTCAATTGcaaattttccacatttCTCTTTCCATCCAAATATACGTAGGCGGGAATACTGTTGTTCCTAGAAGCAGTCATGATGTTAGTTAAGCAAATACGtttaaaattattattatatttctttgttattttttgttattttatCCCTGTTGATCGTTAGCAAAATGTGTAACTGGTTAGCAATTCAGGGCCCTTCTCAAGTTGGACTTTTATTATAATAActtgataattttgatCTTGTTAAActttctaattttttttcaaaacttcaGGAATGAAATTTAAGAAATTCCCATGATGTTCAGATTTTATAAAGAGAATTTGATTTTCTGGGGcctttctttaatttctttatctttgatttttgtGTATTACTGTTTAAAATAGCGTCACTGTCGTTGCTGGGCGACAGTGTGACGCGCGAAGGTAAGATAATTATAATAAACAATTATTATACAGAACACAGCTATTGTTAACAGATAAAACAGTTAAACTTTTACATCGCACATGTCACCACGACGGGAAGATTCGactttcatcaattcaCGCAAAACCATAGTTGCGTATGCAGAAACGCCTAATTGGAATTTGAGAACGACAGCGGTATGCTCACCACCTTTATCAGGTGTAAATCTATCTAATTTCTCCTTCATGTATTTTTGGCAGTTGTCCTTTGCTCTTTGGTTATGCAGAATTTCTAGATCGGTGTTGATTAGCTGTTGAGTTGGACTTGAGTAATGTATAATTCTGTAATCCAAGGCAGCTGGTTTTTGTATGACATTTCTATAAGATCCCGCTAGTGAGAAATCACGAACTTTACGTCTCATGTCAAATGGATCCATTGCATCCTTTTTCATAATTTCAACGTAAAGATCAGATAATTTCTGATTTGGTGGGTACACAATATCAAACCCAGGTGTAGGTAAGACAACATCTTCgatcttgaatttttgagattcaatttcatccttgGTGATAGGTCTTGCGCGCACAAACTGGGCTGTACGAACGTCTTCGTCAAACTCATCCTCCTCCAAAGAATCTGCAGCCTTgctttcatcattttcactAATGACAAGGTCACCTTCCATCACGTTCAAACCATacatttcaattcttttacTGGCAATTGTATTCCAAACAAAACTTTGATAAGCGTGTACATACATCGTTCTCagatttcttggaattttcaTGATTGCTGTGTAATAAGCATTAGCAGAGTACTGgccatcttcttcctttttctgTGTGGACAGGTAGCTTAGAATGGCATTCTCGGCAACACACTGACGAGGCATCTTCTTCATGGCAGAGTTTGCATCCTTAGACTCTGACCAGATTTTTCTAGCCTCCTTTGAAGTTGGCAAAACACTGTCTTGATCGGAAAGAATCAACTCTGCAGCACCTTGCCAGTTGTTTAataacaattctttaccaacGACGTGGGTGGAAATACTAAAGGTTCCAAATCTTTGCATACCAAAATAGTTTACGAACCCTCTCTCCGCTAATGATTGGCAACCATCTTTTAAAACTTGGTCTAATGACTTGTCAGCACCTTCGTGCAATTTAGCATCTCTAATAACAACGACAAATTCATTACCTTTCAAATCACCAAGACTTAAACTACGATCTTCAAACTTATATCCACCTAAAACCATACCCTTCAAAGTTCTATTGAGTGCATTTAATCTGTCTAAGCCAATACGAGATACAGAGAGTCTTTGACAAGTAACAGCTCTACGATCTTTAGTCCCGGAAGATCTCATAGCACGAGCAGGTAATCTTAAGTACTTGGCAATAATATTAATGGCATCCATTGTGTCcttattttctttgtaaagaGTGAGGTGGATAAAATCTTTAGCAGGACCATATCCCCAATTCTCCACACCATTGGCATCCTTTGTTTGCTCAATAAAAGTCTTTTTGTCAACTCTTGTCTTTCTATTACTTCTGGCAATCTTGAAAGTGTTATCTTCCGTGGTCACggattccaattcattattAAATGCCTCTCTTAGCAGCTGATGGACCTTAGTTCTGTCGAatttatcttcaaatgatCTTTCAGTTTCCATCTTTTGAGCATGCTTGAACACATCCATGATTTTTTCTACATCTGATTCTCCCAATGCTTCTACTAACTTCTGTTTCAATTCACCATccaattcaaattcttgtcTCCTTTTAGACTCCTCTTCTTGCTGagttttcaattcttctgcaCTTGGTTGCGGTTTCTGGGGTCTCTTAAATCCTCtatctttcaaatagaCAACGTTGCCTTCCAGGTCAATCTCATTGACCATAAAATCACTATACCTCTGCTTGATTTGCCCTTTAAATCCTGGATTTTCAGGAGTCAAGAAGTGAGTTATACCAACATCGCTTTCAGAGACACCGTTACCAGATGCACTTGCACCTGCAACCGATTCAGTCTGGGGTTTTTTCACATCGTTTCCGATTTCTGCAGACTCCTCTGGAAGCCTCTTGGGGGCATTGGTGGTCTCGGACATGATATTCTTCAGTTCTCAATGACCGATAGTTAGAGcttatctcatctcatctcatcttgaGATGACTTTTAAAcgctgaaaaatttcaaatcataCGTAACGGGTATTGAGCACAAGAACTCATCGACCCACATAGTACAAAAGATCAGGCATTATGGATGATGTAGACACTTTAGAAAGCATTAATGGCTTTTACAGCAGAGTTCGCTGGAATAACCAGTTTAAACAGTTAACTATAGTGCCCAAACACTTGCAAACAGTGTTTGATGGGCGGAAGACCGTTCTGGAGAAGTATCAGGACATTGCAGGTAGGTCAaatggtattgatgaatcTAAATCGTTGGTCAAATCTGAAAATGATCATCAAAATATGCTTTCGCAAGTTTTCGGTCAAGATTCCGCCAGTCATTCAGTTTTACAAAGGCAGGAACAGCTGTTATCACAGAGACCTGCATGGCATGCACCATGGAAATTGATCAGAGTGATCAATGGCCACGTTGGTTGGGTTAGATGTTTAAAGGTGGACCCAGTGGATAACGAATGGTTTGCAACTGGCAGTAATGATACTACTGTAAAAATATGGGATTTGGCAAGTGGAAAACTGAAGTTGACGTTGGCAGGCCACGTTATGACTGTGAGAGACGTTGCCATTTCACAGAGACATCCATATTTGTTTAGTGCCAGTGAAGATAAGATGGTTAAATGTTGggatttagaaaaaaatcaaatcatTAGGGATTATCATGGCCACCTGTCGGGAGTTCATACCGTAGATATTCATCCAACACTGGATCTGATAGCCTCTGCAGGTAGAGATGGTGTTGTTAAGCTTTGGGATATAAGATCACGAACTGCGGTAATGACACTCATAGGCCACAAATCACCTATCACCAAAGTGCATTGCCTGCCGGTAAACCCACAAGTCGTCAGTTCCTCCACTGATGCCACTGTTCGTCTATGGGATGTAACAGCTGGGAAATCGTACAAGATTCTCACACATCACAAGAGGTCTGTAAGAGACTTCAGTTTGCATCCATCAGAATTTTCCATGGTATCAGCGTGCACAGACGATATTAGATCTTGGAAATTACCGGAGGGTGCTCTTCTAACGAATTTCGCATCAGAATCTACAGGAATCATCAATACACTGAGTGTCAACCAAGATGACGTCCTTTTCGCT
The genomic region above belongs to Zygosaccharomyces rouxii strain CBS732 chromosome F complete sequence and contains:
- the MET7 gene encoding tetrahydrofolate synthase (similar to uniprot|Q08645 Saccharomyces cerevisiae YOR241W MET7 Folylpolyglutamate synthetase catalyzes extension of the glutamate chains of the folate coenzymes required for methionine synthesis and for maintenance of mitochondrial DNA present in both the cytoplasm and mitochondria); the protein is MKLSMPLKMAVRGYQEAVTALNSLQSNYANIMAIRESGDRKNQMNIWEMQEWSRRIGYNVSEFDKLNVVHITGTKGKGSTAAFVASILGKYKVPKVGLYTSPHLKSVTERIRINGNPISEDKFAKYFFEVWDKLENTESELSKFPHMIPGSKPGYFKYLTLLSFHVFMREGCDCCVYEVGVGGEFDSTNIVERPLACGVTQLGIDHTFMLGNTIEEIAWNKGGIFKKQAPAFTVKEQPPKGLKMLEQRANERGTQLEEVPIYQGLRGRKLGIAGDFQIANASLAVALSSQALASMYFLPSPIPNTEDASIPARFLEGLELTRWDGRCQTLVKGSATWFIDGAHTKESIEAASGWFTQQVVRSKNKKILLFNQQSRDANSLLSNLYSKTHPDVQFDQVIFTTNVTWTSGSYSSDLVSMNTSKEQVDNLEVQKSLAEKWTALDGQRSKIHVTSSIEAAYTLIRQLEEPVDVFVTGSLHLVGGLLVVFDNL
- the SSP2 gene encoding Ssp2p (similar to uniprot|Q96US5 Saccharomyces cerevisiae YOR242C SSP2 Sporulation SPecific involved in sporulation), translated to MTASRNNSIPAYVYLDGKRNVENLQLNQGRSRVSSISSFFSSSTMEDNGNHELFGFRRFARNHLLGSEKSTRFKTARQSNLPNEQSSDNCYAQMNAVPHQLQFKSTTNKNKLGMNMDQEPSTKTHRLNVNGEMVDYELDVFGVPQRIPDLFQEDNAYAAVDGENIYVTSSSEDELLENNVRPKAIVLGNIPKRTGIASILAQIHAGPLENIIVHTDDEQALKKIELDFLTHEAAYSFMKYGRTNMFKINGQHLTPEWGKSSEHKTKKGNEWDDQQSSSDDQDFCRSLIMKKYINCTKRTKYSEAYKESPLEPLNLSEIKQDFGTFGEILEITPVVSRKLCISINFFNMESAMKAMKEYENPNSDLHKAYFNNWAIWYGKDITDRPCIAL
- the PUS7 gene encoding pseudouridine synthase PUS7 (highly similar to uniprot|Q08647 Saccharomyces cerevisiae YOR243C PUS7 pseudouridylates U2 snRNA at position 35), with the translated sequence MSETTNAPKRLPEESAEIGNDVKKPQTESVAGASASGNGVSESDVGITHFLTPENPGFKGQIKQRYSDFMVNEIDLEGNVVYLKDRGFKRPQKPQPSAEELKTQQEEESKRRQEFELDGELKQKLVEALGESDVEKIMDVFKHAQKMETERSFEDKFDRTKVHQLLREAFNNELESVTTEDNTFKIARSNRKTRVDKKTFIEQTKDANGVENWGYGPAKDFIHLTLYKENKDTMDAINIIAKYLRLPARAMRSSGTKDRRAVTCQRLSVSRIGLDRLNALNRTLKGMVLGGYKFEDRSLSLGDLKGNEFVVVIRDAKLHEGADKSLDQVLKDGCQSLAERGFVNYFGMQRFGTFSISTHVVGKELLLNNWQGAAELILSDQDSVLPTSKEARKIWSESKDANSAMKKMPRQCVAENAILSYLSTQKKEEDGQYSANAYYTAIMKIPRNLRTMYVHAYQSFVWNTIASKRIEMYGLNVMEGDLVISENDESKAADSLEEDEFDEDVRTAQFVRARPITKDEIESQKFKIEDVVLPTPGFDIVYPPNQKLSDLYVEIMKKDAMDPFDMRRKVRDFSLAGSYRNVIQKPAALDYRIIHYSSPTQQLINTDLEILHNQRAKDNCQKYMKEKLDRFTPDKGGEHTAVVLKFQLGVSAYATMVLRELMKVESSRRGDMCDVKV